CGATCTCGATCTCTACAAGACGAACGAATTTTGGGCCTATCCCGAAGGCAGCGGCGACTGCGAGGACTATGTGCTGGCAAAGAAGCGCATGCTGATCGAGCATGGCTGGCCGGCCTCCGCGCTCCTGATCACCGTGGTGCTCGACGAAAACAATCTCGGTCACGCGGTCCTGACCGTCGCCACCGATCGCGGCGATTTCGTTCTCGACAACAAGACCTTTGAGATCCTCAACTGGCGCGAAACGCCCTATCAGTTCCAGAAGCGCCAATCACAATCCGATCCGCTGCACTGGGTATCGCTGCGCCGCGATGACCCGCTGCTCCCGGCGCCGAGCGGCCCGGTGGCGGCAAAGTAGGCGGCAGACACAGGTTTCGGATCCGGTCGCGTCCCACCTCCCCATCCCCACCCAGACCGGATTCGGCAAGGAGCCGGCCTTCCCCCCAGGGCCGGCTCCACTCTTTTTCTCCGGAGCTCTTGTAAGTTTTCGGCCGGCGCGGAAACTCTAAAGCGCCCGCAGGCCTTTGCGGTAGCGCTGCCACTTGGCGATATAGATCCGGGCGACGCCGTCGAGGAAGGCGCTTTCCTCCTCGGTGATCTTTCGCACCACCCGCGCCGGAGAGCCGAGGGCCAATGTCATATCGGGGATCTCCTTGCCTTCGGCGACCAGCGCGTTGGCGCCGAGGATCGCCTTGCGGCCGACGCGCGCGCCATTGAGCACCGCCGCGCCCATGCCGATCAGAGCGTTGGCGCCGATGACGCAGCCATGCAGGATGGCGGCGTGGCCGACGGTGGCGTTGGCGCCGACCTTGAGCACGAAGCCCGGATCGGTGTGCAGTGTGCAATTGTCCTGGATATTGGTGCCGGCGCCGATATCGATGAGCTCATTGTCGCCGCGTACGACGCTGCCCCACCAGACATTCGCATCGATCCCGATCCTGACGCGACCGATGACCGTCGCCGTCGGCGCGATCCAATAGCGATCGTCTTCCGGGAGCTCCGGTCCGATGCCGTCGAGTTCGTAAACCGCCATGTGGCCTCCTTCGCTGCCGGCCACCTGCTTCATGCGGCAAACGGGGCGCCGATGGCAAGGGCCGGAAGCGCTGAAATGGCAGCTCGGGTGCAACCGGACGCGCGGGCTTAATGCAAAATTAACCCTGGGGCGCCTTGCTGGGAGCGAAGATTGAGCGATCCCCGGACCCATCATGCGCCACCCCAACCTGCGCTTGATCGCCCCGCGATGGGCAAGCGCGCTGTTGCTCCTGATTACGCTGCTCGGCGCGGCTGCGAGCCTGAGCGGGCTGCGGCTTGCGCGCGACGTTTGGCAGGTGGCGCAGCATGCCGCGCCGAGCGCCGCGAGCATGCGGCCGTTGCGCTTGAGCGTTGCCGGCGAGGTCTTTGCCGTGCCGGCCGATCTCGTTCGCTTCCCGCCGGGCGCCGCCGGCGGGTCTCAGACCGTGCAGACGGCGCGCATCGGCTTGGTCGTGGGTTGGCGGCGGCTACCGGGATTTGAAGCCGCACCCGGCGGCCCGGGGCTTCATCTCGCGCTCATCGCCGGCGACGATCCGGTGTCCGCCAGGACGCGCCTTGAGCGCATCTACCGCCCCTTCTTCGAAGGCGAGGAGTTCGCCGGGCCCGACGGCCTCGTCGGCCGCCGGCTGGCGCGCTCGTCCGGCTATGGCGGTGAGACCCTGTTTTACGAATCCGCCCCCGCGGACGCCGGAAACGCCGGTGGTCAGGTCTTCCTGATTCGTTGCGGATCCGAAACGAACAGTCCTGCGCCGGCGATTTGCTTGCGGCGGCTGGCCCTGTCGCCGGAACTTCAGGTCGAATACCGTTTCCGCAAGGACCGGCTCGCTCAGTGGCGCGAGATCGACGCCGCGGTTGCCGCGCTCATCGCGCAATTTCGCCAACGGGCCGGCCGATAGCAGCCGCCCCACTCATTCCTCCAGGTCGAACTCCAAGATCGCCATTTGGAAGGAGTAGGACAGCTCGCCGTCCTCCTCGTCGCGGAACAGCACGCCGATGAATTCATCGCCGATGAACACCTCCGCCGAATCGTCCTTCTTCGCCCGCGCCACCACGCGCATCTCGGGCAGCTTGAAGGTGCGGCGAAGGTATTTTTGCAGGCGCTCGACTTCCTGTGCATCCACGTCGCTGTCTCCCGCGAATCGATCAGCGGAGCCTTGTTCCGGCCGCCGTCCGTCCCGGCCGGTCTAGTCGGTTTCGTTCGACAACATCTGGTCCATGGCCCGCGACGGCTCCGAGCCCTCGGTCTTGCCGACGATCTTGGCGGGCACCCCGACCACGGTCACGTTCGGCGGCACGTCGCGCAGCACCACCGAGCCCGAGGCGACCCGCGAGCAGGCACCGATCTCGATGTTGCCGAGAATCTGGGCGCCGGCGCCGATCAGCACGCCGCGGCGGATCTTCGGGTGCCGGTCGCCGTCGACCTTGCCGGTGCCGCCCAGCGTCACGCCCTGCAGGATCGACACGTCGTCCTCGATCACCGCGGTTTCGCCGACCACCAGGCCGTGCGCGTGGTCGAGCATGATGCCGCGTCCGATCGGGACCGCGGGGTGGATGTCGACCTGCAGCACCTCCGAGGCCCGGCTCTGCAGATAATAGGCGAAGTCCTTGCGACCCGCCTTCCACAGCCGGTGTGCGAAGCGGTGGGTCTGGATGGCGTGGAAGCCCTTGAAATAGAGGATCGGCTCGATGAAGCGGTGGCACGCCGGATCGCGGTCGTAGACGGCGGCGATATCGGCGCGGAACGCGGCGCCGATCTCCGGATCCTCCTCCAGCACTTCCTCGAAGGCCTGGCGGATCAGCGTGCCGCTGACATCGCCATGGTCGAGCCGGTTGGCGACGCGATGACAGACCGCCTCCTCCAGGGTCTTTTCGTTGAGGACCGTCTGGATTATGAAGCCGGCCATGCCGGGCTCCTTGGCGGCGATCTCCTCGGCCTCCGCGCGCACCTGCGCCCACACCGGGTCACAGGCGCTTACATTGACGGCCTTGCGTCGCGGCGTACCGCTATTTGCCATCTTTCGCTCCTTTGCGGGCACCGCCCGAGGGTGCACGCCCGCCCGTCCAACATCCGGCAAAGCCTAACATAGAACGCCCGGCCATAACGAAGTCTTGTCCTCGGACTGCATTTAGGGCCGGCGGGCGAGAAAATCCAGCACCCCCTCCTTGAAGGCCTTGTCGCCGATCGCCGTAATGTGGTCGCGGCGCGGCACGATCAGTACCTCGGCGTTGGCGATCAGGGCCGCCAGCTGATGCGGCGAACCCGCGATCCTGTCCTCGCTGCCGACGGCCACCAGAACCGGCTGTCTCAGCCGTCCGATCTCCTCTTCTGAGATCTTCTGCCGCGCCGAACCCATGCAGGCGGCAAGCGCCTTGAGGTCGCCCTGGCTCTGATCGGCGAAGGTCCTGAAGGCGCGCGCGACCGGATCGACGACATCCTCGGCGCGCGCCGCCTCGAGCGCCCGGATGATCGGCTGCGGGCCGCCGACGCCGCGCACCATGCCGATGCCGAGGCCGCCAAAAATGAGCCCGCGCACCCGATCCGGGTGGTGCAGCGCCAGAAACGCGGCAATCCGCGCGCCCATCGAATAGCCCATCACGTCGGCCCGCGCGATCTCCAGGTAATCGAGCAGCCGGCGCGCGTCCTCGGCCATCAGCGGCGAGCCGTAAGAAGCGCGATCGTAGAGCTTCTCGCTTTCGCCGTGACCGCGATTGTCATGGGCGACGACGCGGCGTCCGGCATTTCTCAACGCCGTCAGCCAGCCGGTGCCGACCCAGTTGCGCCGCGAATTGGACGCAAATCCGTGAATCAATAGGATCGGCTCGCCCGGCCCCTCGTCCGGGGTTTCGTCGAGATAGGCGATGTCGATCCCGTCGGAATTGAAGT
This genomic interval from Hyphomicrobiales bacterium contains the following:
- a CDS encoding alpha/beta fold hydrolase, with translation MRHFNSDGIDIAYLDETPDEGPGEPILLIHGFASNSRRNWVGTGWLTALRNAGRRVVAHDNRGHGESEKLYDRASYGSPLMAEDARRLLDYLEIARADVMGYSMGARIAAFLALHHPDRVRGLIFGGLGIGMVRGVGGPQPIIRALEAARAEDVVDPVARAFRTFADQSQGDLKALAACMGSARQKISEEEIGRLRQPVLVAVGSEDRIAGSPHQLAALIANAEVLIVPRRDHITAIGDKAFKEGVLDFLARRP
- the cysE gene encoding serine O-acetyltransferase; this translates as MANSGTPRRKAVNVSACDPVWAQVRAEAEEIAAKEPGMAGFIIQTVLNEKTLEEAVCHRVANRLDHGDVSGTLIRQAFEEVLEEDPEIGAAFRADIAAVYDRDPACHRFIEPILYFKGFHAIQTHRFAHRLWKAGRKDFAYYLQSRASEVLQVDIHPAVPIGRGIMLDHAHGLVVGETAVIEDDVSILQGVTLGGTGKVDGDRHPKIRRGVLIGAGAQILGNIEIGACSRVASGSVVLRDVPPNVTVVGVPAKIVGKTEGSEPSRAMDQMLSNETD
- a CDS encoding gamma carbonic anhydrase family protein, translating into MAVYELDGIGPELPEDDRYWIAPTATVIGRVRIGIDANVWWGSVVRGDNELIDIGAGTNIQDNCTLHTDPGFVLKVGANATVGHAAILHGCVIGANALIGMGAAVLNGARVGRKAILGANALVAEGKEIPDMTLALGSPARVVRKITEEESAFLDGVARIYIAKWQRYRKGLRAL
- a CDS encoding DUF3126 family protein, which translates into the protein MDAQEVERLQKYLRRTFKLPEMRVVARAKKDDSAEVFIGDEFIGVLFRDEEDGELSYSFQMAILEFDLEE
- a CDS encoding transglutaminase-like cysteine peptidase; this encodes MAPESVSATEAIRTPGQDVAQATMRVFDPTQPPGGYVSFCRRQFPECAAKTPAAPRPRLTAQRWEQLNVINTTVNVTVVPVTDLDLYKTNEFWAYPEGSGDCEDYVLAKKRMLIEHGWPASALLITVVLDENNLGHAVLTVATDRGDFVLDNKTFEILNWRETPYQFQKRQSQSDPLHWVSLRRDDPLLPAPSGPVAAK